Part of the Streptomyces sp. NBC_01460 genome, TAGTGGTCGCAGGCCACGTCACCGGTGTCACCGTTGTCGACGGCGCCGGGGGTGCGGGAGAAGGTGTCCCAGATCGAGGGGGCGCGGCCGTCCTCCGCCACGGCTCCCTCGATCTGGTACGCGGCCGTGGCGACGCCCCAGGTGAAGTCGGCCGGGAGGCCGGCGAGGTCGTTCACTGACTGCCTTTCGTTGTCGGTCACTTGACGGCTCCCGCGGTCAGCCCGGCGACGAGATAGCGCTGCAGGAGCAGGAATCCCGCGACGACCGGCACGCTGACGACGAGCGAGGCGGCCATGACCTGGTTCCAGTACACGTCGTTCTGGGTGGCGTAGCCCTGAAGGCCGACCGCCAGCGTGCGGGTGGCGTCGTTCGTCATCACGGAGGCGAACATCACCTCGCCCCACGCCGTCATGAACGCGTACACGGAGACGGCGACGATCCCCGGGACCGCGGCGGGCACGACGACGCGGAACAGGGCACGCACCGGGCCGCAGCCGTCCACCATGGCCGCCTCGTCGAGATCCCTCGGGATGGAGTCGAAGTAGCCGATCAGCATCCAGATGGAGAAGGGCAGCGAGAACGTCAGGTAGGTGAGGATCAGTCCGCCCCGCGACCCGTACAGAGCCAGGCCGGTGCTGTTGCCGATGTTCACGAAGATCAGGAACAGCGGCAGGAGGAAGAGGATCCCCGGGAACATCTGCGTGGAGAGGACCGTGACGGTGAAGACCCGCTTGCCGCGGAAGTTGTAGCGGCTCACGGCATAGGCCGAGAACACCGCGATGATGACGGAGAAGACCGTCGCCGCACCCGCCACGATCAGCGAGTTCACGAAGTACTTGGCGAGCGGGACGGTCTCCCAGATGTCGAAGTACGGCTGGACCGTCAGTTCGTCCGGGATCCACTGGAACTTGCCCGAGACGTCCTGGAGCGGCTTCAGGGAGCTGCTGACCATGACGTAGACCGGCAGCAGGACGAAGCCCGCGAGCAGGGTCAGGATGACGCGGCGGGCCCAGAGGAAGGACTGCGGCGCGGCCATGGGCGACCGGGCGGCACGTGAGCGGGCGCTGCTAGGCACGGGCACCCTTCCTTCCGCGGGAGGTGAAGAAGAGGTAGACGGCCGTCACGACCAGGAGGAAGAGCAGCAGCAGCACGGACATCGCGGAGCCGGTGCCGAAGTTCCAGGTGACGAAGGACGACTGGTAGATGTGGATCGAGATGAGGTCCGCGTTCTCGGGCGCCGACTTACCGAACAGCACGTACGGCGTGTTGAAGTCGTTGAACGTCCACAGGAACAGCACGAGCACCAGGACCTGGTTGACGGGCCGCAGCGAGGGCATCGTGATCTTCCGGATCTGCTGCCAGATGCCGGCCCCGTCGATCGAGGCGGCTTCGTACAGCTCGCGCGGGATGTTCTGGAGCGCGGCCATCAGCATCAGGAAGGCGAAGGGCCAGCCCTTCCAGACCGAGACGATGATCAGCGCGTAGATGCTGTTGTCGCCGATCAGCCAGAAGGACGGCTGGTCCGTCAGTCCCAGTTGGTCGTGCAGGACGTGGTTGATCAGCCCGTTGTCCCGCTGGAACATGAACGCCCAGGTGATGACCGCCGCGTAGACGGGCAGGGCGTACGGGACGAGGAAGACGGCCCGCAGGACGCCCCGGCCCCGGAAGTTCTCCTGGAGCATGATCGCCGCGGCGACCCCGAGCAGCCAGGACAGGCCCACGGCGAAGAACGTGAAGACGCAGGTGACGAAGAAGGAATGGAGCAGGGCCTCACCGATCGGGGCGTCGACGTCGACGGCGATCCGGTAGTTGTCCAGGCCGGTCCAGGGTGCCGCGCCCCAGTTGCTGATGAAGAACTGGGTGAGCTGGCGGAAGCTCATCACGATGCCGACGATCATCGGGATCAGATGGATGAGGAGTTCGAGCAGGACGGCCGGGAGGAGCAGGAGATAGGGCAGTCCGCCGCGGCGGATCCGGTCGGGGATGCGCGGCAGCTTCCGCCGCGCATCCCCGCTGCCCCGGCTCGTACCCCTGGTCGACTTGTCGACTCCGGGGTCCGTGGTCACGGTGGCGGTCATGAAAAGAGCCTCACTGCTGCATCGTCTGCTGGGCCTTTTCGAGGCGCGCCTTGACTGATTCGGTGGTCACGGGGGTACCGGCCGCGGCGTCCGCGAACAGCTCCTTGACCGCGGTGCCCACGGCCGTCTCGAACTGCGACTCGTTCGGCACCTGGGGGAGGGGGGCGGCGCTGGTGGCGAGGGTGTCGCGCAGGACCTTGAGGTCAGGCGCGGCGAAGGCGGGGTCCGACTGGGCGGCCTTGACCGGCGGGATGGAGCCGTAGGTCTTGCAGAGGATCTTCTGCTCGGCGTCGCTCGTCATGAACTTGACGAACTTCTTGGCGCCGTCGATGTTCTTGGTGTTCTTGAAGACCGCCATGTTGATGCCGGCCACCATGGAGTTGGTCTGCTTGCCCGTGCCAGGCGCGCCTGCCGGGACGGGCACGGGAGCCACGCCCCAGTCCTCCGGCTTCATGCCCTGGGCGGCGAAGGTGGTGGCGGCGGCCTGCCACAGCACCATGGCCGTCTTGCCCTTGGCGAAGTCCGTCAGAGACTGGTTCTGCGCGTACTCCGCGTTGCCCGGAGCGATGATCTTGTCCTTGGCCATGAAGTCGACGTACTGCTTCACCGCGGCGACGGCGCCGTCCGAGGTGAAGTCGGCCTTGCCCTGCTCGTCGAAGAAGTCCGCGCTGTGCTGCTGGCCCAGGACGAAGGCCTGGTGGATGTTGTTGGAGAGGTTGGACCCCTCTGCGCCCAGCGCCCACTTGCCGTCCTTGGACAGCTTCTTGCCGTCCTTGACGAGCTGGTCCCAGGTGGCCGGCGGGGTGGTGATGCCGGCGTCGGCGAACATCTTCTTGTTGTAGTAGAGGGCGTACGACAGCGAGTACAGCGGCACCGCGGCCGGGGGCTCGCCCTCCTTGCCCGCCGAGGCGACCGCCGAGTCGATGAAGCGGTCCCGGCCGCCGATCGCCTCGAAGTTCTTGTCGTCCCAGGGGAGCAGCGCGCCCGTGGCCTGGAGCGAGGCCGACCAGGTGTTGCCGATGTTCAGCACGTCCGGGCCCTGACCCGACGTGGTGGCGGCGAGGATCCGGTTCAGCAGGTCGGCCCAGGGGACGACCTCCAGCTTCACCTTGATCCCGGTCTCCTTCTCGAACTTCTTCAGCTCGGG contains:
- a CDS encoding carbohydrate ABC transporter permease; this encodes MTATVTTDPGVDKSTRGTSRGSGDARRKLPRIPDRIRRGGLPYLLLLPAVLLELLIHLIPMIVGIVMSFRQLTQFFISNWGAAPWTGLDNYRIAVDVDAPIGEALLHSFFVTCVFTFFAVGLSWLLGVAAAIMLQENFRGRGVLRAVFLVPYALPVYAAVITWAFMFQRDNGLINHVLHDQLGLTDQPSFWLIGDNSIYALIIVSVWKGWPFAFLMLMAALQNIPRELYEAASIDGAGIWQQIRKITMPSLRPVNQVLVLVLFLWTFNDFNTPYVLFGKSAPENADLISIHIYQSSFVTWNFGTGSAMSVLLLLFLLVVTAVYLFFTSRGRKGARA
- a CDS encoding ABC transporter substrate-binding protein, which translates into the protein MRHLRAAAAVTLAISVAAGVTGCGGGTSTDGGSNEAPKTLTYWASNQGPSIEADKKILTPELKKFEKETGIKVKLEVVPWADLLNRILAATTSGQGPDVLNIGNTWSASLQATGALLPWDDKNFEAIGGRDRFIDSAVASAGKEGEPPAAVPLYSLSYALYYNKKMFADAGITTPPATWDQLVKDGKKLSKDGKWALGAEGSNLSNNIHQAFVLGQQHSADFFDEQGKADFTSDGAVAAVKQYVDFMAKDKIIAPGNAEYAQNQSLTDFAKGKTAMVLWQAAATTFAAQGMKPEDWGVAPVPVPAGAPGTGKQTNSMVAGINMAVFKNTKNIDGAKKFVKFMTSDAEQKILCKTYGSIPPVKAAQSDPAFAAPDLKVLRDTLATSAAPLPQVPNESQFETAVGTAVKELFADAAAGTPVTTESVKARLEKAQQTMQQ
- a CDS encoding carbohydrate ABC transporter permease, which produces MAAPQSFLWARRVILTLLAGFVLLPVYVMVSSSLKPLQDVSGKFQWIPDELTVQPYFDIWETVPLAKYFVNSLIVAGAATVFSVIIAVFSAYAVSRYNFRGKRVFTVTVLSTQMFPGILFLLPLFLIFVNIGNSTGLALYGSRGGLILTYLTFSLPFSIWMLIGYFDSIPRDLDEAAMVDGCGPVRALFRVVVPAAVPGIVAVSVYAFMTAWGEVMFASVMTNDATRTLAVGLQGYATQNDVYWNQVMAASLVVSVPVVAGFLLLQRYLVAGLTAGAVK